Within the Streptomyces sp. NBC_00353 genome, the region TAGCGGGTCTGCTCGGGCAGCGCGTGGAAGTAGTCGATGTACTCCGGGGAGGTCATCTCCAGCGTCAGCTTGGTGTACTCCAGCGGGAAGAACCGCGGTGAACGTGTCACCCAGTTCAGCCGGTAGCCGTGCACATCGATCTCGGAGAGCAGGTCGTAGTAGATCTCCGCCGCGCTCTGCCCGCTGCCGACGAGGGTGATGGACTTCTTCGCCTGAAGGGCGGCTTTTCCGTCCAGGTAGCGGGAGTTGTGCAGGAAGTCGCCGCCCAGGTCCTGGCAGGCCTCCGGAATGTACGCGGGGGTCCCCGTGCCGAGCACCAGATGCCTGGCGCGGAAGAGACCACCGTCGGCGGTGGCCACGGTGTAAAGGGCGGTGTTCTCGTCGTACGTGACGGACTCGACGGTCTCGTTGAAGCGGACGCTGCTCAGTTTGGCGGCGGCCCACCGGCAGTAGTCGTTGTACTCGGTCCGCAGCGGGTAGAAGTTCTCCCGGATGTAGAAGGAGTACAGCCGGCCGCGTTCCTTGAGGTAGTTGAGGAAGGAGTACGGCGAGGTGGGGTCGGCCATCGTCACCAGGTCCGACATGAACGGCGTCTGGAGATGGGCGCCTTCGAGGAACATCCCGGCGTGCCACTCGAAGTCCGGCTTGGACTCCAGGAACACACCGCTGAGTTCGTCGATGGGCTCGGTCAGGCAGGCGAGGCCGAGATTGAACGGGCCGAGGCCGATCCCGATGAAGTCGTGGGGGTCAGGAAGCGCGGTCAAGGGAGTCTCCCAGGTACTGCTCGGCGTGGCCGGCGATCAGGTCGAGGACCGCGGCGATGTCCCGCGCGGTCGTTTCGGGGTTGAGCAGGGTGAATTTCAGGTACTGGCGACCGCCCACCTTGGTCCCGGCGACGACGGCCTCGCCGGAGGCGAAGAGAGCCTTGCGGGCGTAGAGGTTGGCCCGGTCGATCTCGGCGGGGGCGGTGACGGCGGCCGGGATGCAGCGGAACACCAGTGTGGACAGCTGCGGCTCGACGACGACGTCGAAGCGCGGGTCGGCGGTGAGCAGCCGCCAGCCCTCGGCGGCCAGGTCGCAGACCTCGTCGAAGAGTTCGCCGATGCCGTCCGCGCCCATGACGCGCAGGGTCATCCACAGCTTGAGGGCGTCGAATCTGCGGGTGGTCTGCAGGGACTTGTCGACCTGGTTGGGGATGCG harbors:
- a CDS encoding lysine N(6)-hydroxylase/L-ornithine N(5)-oxygenase family protein, yielding MTALPDPHDFIGIGLGPFNLGLACLTEPIDELSGVFLESKPDFEWHAGMFLEGAHLQTPFMSDLVTMADPTSPYSFLNYLKERGRLYSFYIRENFYPLRTEYNDYCRWAAAKLSSVRFNETVESVTYDENTALYTVATADGGLFRARHLVLGTGTPAYIPEACQDLGGDFLHNSRYLDGKAALQAKKSITLVGSGQSAAEIYYDLLSEIDVHGYRLNWVTRSPRFFPLEYTKLTLEMTSPEYIDYFHALPEQTRYGLESGQKGLFKGIDSELIDAIFDLLYQKNLPGPVPTRLLTNSALNSASYEESSGTYTLALRQEEQGKDYTLDTEGLILATGYRYTPPAFLEPITDRLRHDSRGRFDVARNYSIDTTGRGVFLQNAGTHTHSITSPDLGMGAYRNAYIIGELLGREYYPVEKSIAFQEFAV